One Brachybacterium kimchii genomic window carries:
- a CDS encoding FadR/GntR family transcriptional regulator, whose translation MPTSAMHEGVLDDLGRHITDGRLPEGSVLTLSGIEKDCGASRTVAREAVRVLESLGMVASRRRVGITVQPREAWDAFSPRLIDWHLAGPFRQRQLEALAELRVAAEPMAAHLAARRADSRQCAELRRLADRLVDLGGRGLGDSEDYLEADVAFHDLLLAASGNPQLTALARPVRAVLEGRNRLGLTPPLPVEGTLEEHMRVALAIADGDAEAAETFSRSHMRTVWGEVSRTDG comes from the coding sequence ATGCCCACGTCCGCCATGCACGAGGGGGTCCTGGACGACCTGGGCAGGCACATCACCGACGGCCGCCTCCCCGAGGGCTCCGTGCTCACGCTCTCCGGCATCGAGAAGGACTGCGGCGCCTCGCGGACCGTGGCCCGGGAGGCCGTGCGCGTGCTCGAGTCCCTCGGCATGGTCGCCTCGCGCCGGCGCGTGGGCATCACGGTGCAGCCCCGCGAGGCGTGGGACGCCTTCTCCCCGCGCCTGATCGACTGGCACCTGGCCGGCCCGTTCCGCCAGCGCCAGCTCGAGGCGCTCGCCGAGCTGCGCGTGGCCGCCGAGCCCATGGCCGCCCACCTCGCCGCACGCCGCGCCGACTCCCGCCAGTGCGCGGAGCTGCGGCGCCTGGCCGATCGGCTCGTGGACCTGGGAGGGCGGGGCCTGGGCGATTCAGAGGACTACCTCGAGGCCGACGTCGCCTTCCACGACCTGCTGCTCGCCGCCTCGGGGAACCCGCAGCTCACGGCCCTCGCCCGCCCGGTGCGCGCGGTGCTCGAGGGCCGCAACCGCCTGGGCCTCACTCCCCCGCTGCCCGTCGAGGGCACGCTCGAGGAGCACATGCGCGTCGCGCTCGCGATCGCCGACGGCGACGCGGAGGCCGCCGAGACCTTCTCCCGCTCGCACATGCGCACGGTGTGGGGCGAGGTGAGCCGGACGGACGGCTGA
- a CDS encoding GntP family permease, with translation MDNWTQTLGAGPLLGIAAVAVALILFLVIKVRLHAFLVLVIVSLLTALATGIPSGAIIETLVDGFGSTLGSVALLIGFGAVLGRLIESSGGAKVIAEKMVAVFGEKRAAFALGLTSLVLGFPIFFDAGLVVMLPIIFAVARRIGGKNLLLYGLSSAAAFSVMHVFVPPHPGPVAASDFFGANLGVVLLVGLIIAFPVWYVSGYLWAKFVNARTPLLVPDLFGTDEDQPAVPPRASTVLAVVALPLVLILLNTGLDALGTAKVVDADAAWVQALRLVGESPVALLITVLVAMLVLGKFRGQDGSALEKLVDSTLGQVASVILITGAGGMFGGVLRASGIGDALASTLDSWGMPVIFAAYVIALALRLAQGSATVALVTTAGLLSPAVMAGGYGAIDTAAITLAAAAGSVFAGHVNDSGFWLVGRLMGMDVKTTLKTWTVQQGIESLVGFAFVLAVYAIF, from the coding sequence ATGGACAACTGGACCCAGACCCTGGGTGCCGGACCGCTCCTCGGCATCGCCGCGGTCGCCGTCGCGCTCATCCTGTTCCTGGTCATCAAGGTGAGGCTGCACGCCTTCCTCGTGCTGGTCATCGTCTCGCTGCTGACGGCCCTGGCCACGGGCATCCCCTCGGGCGCGATCATCGAGACCCTCGTCGACGGCTTCGGGTCGACGCTCGGATCCGTCGCCCTGCTCATCGGCTTCGGTGCAGTGCTGGGCCGCCTCATCGAGTCCAGCGGCGGCGCCAAGGTCATCGCCGAGAAGATGGTCGCCGTCTTCGGCGAGAAGCGCGCCGCCTTCGCCCTGGGCCTGACCTCGCTGGTGCTGGGCTTCCCGATCTTCTTCGACGCCGGCCTCGTGGTCATGCTGCCGATCATCTTCGCGGTGGCCCGCCGCATCGGCGGGAAGAACCTGCTGCTCTACGGGCTGAGCTCGGCGGCGGCGTTCTCGGTCATGCACGTGTTCGTGCCGCCGCACCCCGGCCCGGTCGCCGCGAGCGACTTCTTCGGCGCGAACCTGGGCGTCGTGCTGCTCGTCGGCCTGATCATCGCCTTCCCCGTCTGGTACGTCTCGGGCTACCTGTGGGCGAAGTTCGTCAACGCGCGCACGCCGCTGCTGGTGCCCGACCTCTTCGGCACCGACGAGGACCAGCCGGCCGTGCCGCCGAGGGCCTCCACCGTGCTCGCCGTCGTGGCGCTCCCGCTCGTGCTGATCCTGCTGAACACCGGCCTGGACGCGCTGGGCACGGCGAAGGTCGTGGACGCGGACGCCGCCTGGGTGCAGGCCCTTCGCCTGGTGGGCGAGTCGCCCGTCGCCCTGCTGATCACCGTCCTGGTGGCCATGCTGGTGCTCGGGAAGTTCCGCGGCCAGGACGGCTCGGCGCTCGAGAAGCTCGTGGACTCCACGCTGGGCCAGGTCGCCTCGGTCATCCTCATCACCGGTGCCGGCGGCATGTTCGGCGGCGTACTGCGCGCCTCCGGGATCGGCGACGCGCTCGCCTCGACCCTCGACTCCTGGGGCATGCCCGTCATCTTCGCCGCGTACGTCATCGCCCTCGCCCTGCGCCTGGCGCAGGGCTCGGCGACGGTCGCGCTGGTGACCACCGCGGGCCTGCTCTCCCCGGCCGTGATGGCCGGCGGCTACGGCGCGATCGACACCGCCGCGATCACCCTCGCGGCCGCCGCAGGCTCGGTCTTCGCGGGGCACGTGAACGACTCCGGCTTCTGGCTCGTCGGTCGCCTGATGGGCATGGACGTGAAGACCACCCTGAAGACCTGGACCGTCCAGCAGGGCATCGAGTCCCTGGTCGGCTTCGCCTTCGTCCTCGCGGTCTACGCGATCTTCTGA
- a CDS encoding ABC transporter ATP-binding protein has protein sequence MNADDTTNTPATPDGADSPDGVTPADGATPDEGAASADGATPADGAAPAGGARTAPASTPTKPAGDEAGEAAEIEAEKSAERGLRPGQSARNFWPSALRLIRTIGPEKMYAILGIALGVIGVGLAVVGPKILGRATDIVFSGAISKQLPAGATKAQIIEGLRAQGNDTYADLLAGMDLTPGQGIDFAALHQVLWFVVGIYVVASLFQWLQGVMLNRIIFRMVYRLRREVEEKLHRLPLSYFDRQRRGEILSRVTNDIDNIQNTLINTLTGLVNALLTVLGVIVMMLTLSWQLTLIALCVIPLAAVITAIVGKRSQKLFQQQWDATGKVNAEVEEAFSGHELVNVFGRRQEASRSFEARNGEMYKASFGAQFVSSLIGPLMMFAGNLTYVAIAIVGGLKVIGGDMSLGSVQAFIQYSRQFTQPLSQVASMATMLQSGVASAERVFELLDAEEQTPDSARDEAGNPDPTSLDAASRIREGRVEFDHVRFSYTPERELIRDLSLVAEPGHTVAIVGPTGAGKTTLVNLVMRFYEIDGGRITIDGIDIRDLTRTQLRERTGMVLQDTWLFNGTIMENIRYGRLDASDEEVIEAAKATHVDDFVCHLPEGYETVLDSDASNVSAGEKQLLTIARAFLARPSLLILDEATSSVDTRTELLVQNAMNRLRSGRTSFVIAHRLSTIRDADLILVMEAGDIVEQGTHDELLEANGAYARLYRSQFEGAMADPDAEEEQGEPVPTGGGGGMPGM, from the coding sequence ATGAACGCCGACGACACGACGAACACGCCGGCTACGCCCGACGGCGCCGACTCGCCCGACGGCGTGACCCCGGCCGACGGCGCGACTCCGGACGAGGGCGCGGCCTCGGCGGACGGTGCGACCCCGGCGGACGGCGCTGCCCCCGCTGGCGGGGCGCGCACCGCGCCCGCTTCCACGCCCACGAAGCCCGCGGGGGACGAGGCCGGCGAGGCCGCGGAGATCGAGGCCGAGAAGAGCGCCGAGCGCGGACTGCGGCCCGGCCAGAGCGCGCGGAACTTCTGGCCCTCGGCGCTGCGACTGATCCGCACCATCGGCCCCGAGAAGATGTACGCGATCCTGGGCATCGCCCTCGGCGTGATCGGCGTGGGCCTGGCCGTCGTCGGCCCGAAGATCCTGGGCCGCGCGACCGACATCGTCTTCTCCGGCGCGATCTCCAAGCAGCTGCCCGCGGGCGCCACCAAGGCGCAGATCATCGAGGGCCTGCGCGCGCAGGGAAACGACACCTACGCCGACCTGCTCGCCGGCATGGACCTCACGCCCGGTCAGGGCATCGACTTCGCGGCCCTGCACCAGGTGCTGTGGTTCGTGGTCGGGATCTACGTGGTCGCGAGCCTGTTCCAGTGGCTGCAGGGCGTGATGCTCAACCGCATCATCTTCCGGATGGTCTACCGCCTGCGCCGGGAGGTCGAGGAGAAGCTGCACCGTCTGCCGCTGTCCTACTTCGACCGCCAGCGCCGCGGCGAGATCCTCTCGCGCGTCACCAACGACATCGACAACATCCAGAACACCCTCATCAACACGCTGACCGGCCTGGTCAACGCGCTGCTGACGGTGCTCGGCGTGATCGTCATGATGCTGACGCTGTCGTGGCAGCTCACCCTCATCGCCCTGTGCGTGATCCCGCTGGCCGCGGTCATCACGGCCATCGTGGGCAAGCGCTCCCAGAAGCTGTTCCAGCAGCAGTGGGACGCGACCGGCAAGGTCAACGCCGAGGTCGAGGAGGCCTTCAGCGGCCACGAGCTCGTGAACGTCTTCGGCCGCCGCCAGGAGGCGTCCCGCAGCTTCGAGGCCCGCAACGGCGAGATGTACAAGGCGTCCTTCGGCGCCCAGTTCGTCTCCTCCCTCATCGGCCCGCTGATGATGTTCGCCGGGAACCTCACCTACGTCGCGATCGCGATCGTGGGCGGCCTCAAGGTGATCGGCGGCGACATGTCGCTGGGCAGCGTGCAGGCGTTCATCCAGTACTCGCGCCAGTTCACGCAGCCGCTCTCCCAGGTCGCCTCGATGGCCACGATGCTGCAGTCCGGCGTGGCCAGCGCCGAGCGCGTCTTCGAGCTGCTGGACGCCGAGGAGCAGACCCCGGACTCGGCCCGCGACGAGGCCGGCAACCCGGACCCGACGTCGCTGGACGCCGCCTCGCGGATCCGCGAGGGCCGCGTCGAGTTCGACCACGTGCGCTTCTCGTACACGCCCGAGCGCGAGCTCATCCGCGACCTCTCCCTGGTCGCCGAGCCCGGGCACACGGTCGCGATCGTGGGGCCGACGGGCGCGGGCAAGACCACGCTCGTGAACCTCGTGATGCGCTTCTACGAGATCGACGGCGGCCGCATCACGATCGACGGCATCGACATCCGCGACCTCACCCGCACGCAGCTGCGCGAGCGCACCGGCATGGTCCTCCAGGACACCTGGCTGTTCAACGGCACGATCATGGAGAACATCCGCTACGGGCGCCTGGACGCGAGCGACGAGGAGGTCATCGAGGCCGCGAAGGCGACCCACGTCGACGACTTCGTGTGCCATCTGCCCGAGGGGTACGAGACCGTCCTGGACTCCGACGCCTCGAACGTCAGCGCCGGGGAGAAGCAGCTGCTGACCATCGCCCGCGCGTTCCTCGCCCGGCCCAGCCTGTTGATCCTGGACGAGGCCACCTCGAGCGTGGACACCCGCACCGAGCTGCTCGTGCAGAACGCGATGAACCGCCTGCGCTCGGGTCGCACCTCGTTCGTGATCGCGCACAGGCTCTCCACGATCCGCGACGCGGACCTGATCCTGGTGATGGAGGCCGGCGACATCGTCGAGCAGGGCACCCACGACGAGCTGCTCGAGGCGAACGGCGCCTACGCGCGGCTGTACCGCTCGCAGTTCGAGGGCGCGATGGCCGATCCTGACGCCGAGGAGGAGCAGGGCGAGCCCGTGCCCACCGGCGGCGGGGGCGGCATGCCGGGGATGTGA
- a CDS encoding ABC transporter ATP-binding protein — MTLLRLVLAAARRYWTLIIIVVIFQLLGVLANLYLPTLNADIIDDGVAQGDIPTIWRLGAWMLAVTFANIVAVVVANYAAARAAMSIGRDLRSRVFDQVATYSAHEMNEFGAASLITRSTNDVQQVQMLVFFSMQFLVQAPITGIGGIVLALREEAGLAWLIAVMVPLMLVSVGFLIARAAPLFRVMQERIDAINKVLREQITGIRVLRAFTREDFERERYEGANEALTDTNRRVGLLMILINPIIMFLLQVSSVLVLWFAAPRVESGTMQVGSITAFIAYLIQILIAVMMATFMTMMIPRAMVSAERIDAVLTTETSVTVPERGVTEVRGRGDLAFEKVSFTYPGAENNVLTDIDFTAHAGQTVAIIGGTGSGKTTLLSLVPRLMDATSGSVKVDGVDVRELDPQVLWDRIGLVPQRPYLFSGTVATNLRFGRPDATDEELWHALTVAQGRDFVAAMPDGLDSPIAQGGTNVSGGQRQRLCIARALVARPEIYLFDDSFSALDLTTDARLRAALAPETRDALKVIVAQRVTTITSADLILVLEHGRVVGSGTHAELLETNETYQEIVRSQGAEEVVA; from the coding sequence GTGACTCTGCTGCGACTCGTGCTCGCGGCCGCCCGCCGGTACTGGACCCTGATCATCATCGTCGTGATCTTCCAGCTGCTCGGCGTGCTGGCCAACCTCTACCTGCCCACGCTGAACGCCGACATCATCGATGACGGCGTCGCCCAGGGCGACATCCCGACGATCTGGCGCCTGGGCGCCTGGATGCTCGCGGTGACCTTCGCGAACATCGTCGCCGTCGTCGTCGCGAACTACGCGGCCGCCCGCGCGGCCATGAGCATCGGCCGCGACCTGCGCAGCCGTGTCTTCGACCAGGTCGCCACCTACTCCGCGCACGAGATGAACGAGTTCGGGGCCGCCTCGCTGATCACCCGTTCCACGAACGACGTGCAGCAGGTCCAGATGCTCGTCTTCTTCTCGATGCAGTTCCTGGTGCAGGCGCCCATCACGGGCATCGGCGGCATCGTCCTCGCGCTGCGCGAGGAGGCCGGGCTGGCCTGGCTGATCGCGGTGATGGTGCCGCTCATGCTGGTCTCCGTCGGCTTCCTCATCGCCCGCGCGGCACCGCTGTTCCGCGTCATGCAGGAGCGGATCGACGCGATCAACAAGGTGCTGCGCGAGCAGATCACCGGCATCCGCGTGCTGCGCGCCTTCACCCGCGAGGACTTCGAGCGCGAGCGCTACGAGGGCGCCAACGAGGCCCTCACGGACACCAACCGCCGCGTGGGCCTGCTGATGATCCTCATCAACCCGATCATCATGTTCCTGCTGCAGGTCTCCAGCGTGCTCGTGCTCTGGTTCGCGGCGCCGCGCGTGGAGTCCGGGACCATGCAGGTCGGCTCGATCACCGCGTTCATCGCCTACCTGATCCAGATCCTCATCGCGGTGATGATGGCGACCTTCATGACGATGATGATCCCGCGCGCCATGGTCTCCGCCGAGCGCATCGACGCCGTGCTGACCACCGAGACCTCCGTGACGGTGCCCGAGCGCGGCGTCACCGAGGTGCGCGGCCGCGGCGACCTCGCCTTCGAGAAGGTCTCCTTCACCTACCCGGGCGCCGAGAACAACGTGCTCACGGACATCGACTTCACCGCCCACGCGGGGCAGACCGTCGCGATCATCGGCGGCACCGGCTCGGGCAAGACCACCCTGCTCAGCCTCGTGCCGCGCCTGATGGACGCGACCTCCGGCAGCGTGAAGGTCGACGGGGTCGACGTGCGCGAGCTGGACCCGCAGGTGCTGTGGGACCGCATCGGCCTGGTGCCGCAGCGTCCCTACCTCTTCTCCGGGACGGTCGCGACGAACCTCCGCTTCGGCCGGCCCGACGCGACCGACGAGGAGCTCTGGCACGCGCTCACCGTCGCCCAGGGCCGCGACTTCGTCGCCGCCATGCCCGACGGGCTCGACTCGCCGATCGCCCAGGGCGGCACGAACGTCTCCGGCGGTCAGCGTCAGCGCCTGTGCATCGCCCGCGCGCTGGTCGCGAGGCCGGAGATCTACCTGTTCGACGACTCCTTCAGCGCGCTCGACCTCACCACGGACGCCCGCCTGCGGGCGGCGCTCGCGCCGGAGACCCGTGACGCGCTCAAGGTGATCGTCGCCCAGCGCGTCACCACGATCACCTCGGCCGATCTGATCCTGGTGCTCGAGCACGGGAGGGTCGTCGGCTCCGGCACCCACGCCGAGCTGCTCGAGACCAACGAGACCTATCAGGAGATCGTCCGCTCCCAGGGCGCCGAGGAGGTGGTCGCATGA
- a CDS encoding amino acid ABC transporter ATP-binding protein, giving the protein MSQDPRNTHRADEQGDQAAPASPSDPAAPADGPALIELEGVHKAFGDLHVLKDCDLRVAEGEVAVLIGPSGSGKSTLLRCINQLEEPTAGRVRIAGVTQGYAEEPLPDGRWQKLSPKQIARQRARIGMVFQRFDLFPHMTALQNVMEAPVHVLGRPKAQAEKDALALLERVGLADRAEHYPSELSGGQQQRVAIARALAMEPELMLFDEPTSALDPELVAEVLTVLKELAEGGMTMVVVTHEMGFAREVADQVVFMADGQILEQGSPEQVIDHPQSDRLQGFLASVL; this is encoded by the coding sequence ATGAGCCAGGACCCCCGGAACACCCATCGGGCCGACGAGCAGGGAGACCAGGCCGCGCCTGCGTCCCCGTCGGACCCGGCGGCACCGGCCGACGGCCCCGCCCTCATCGAGCTCGAGGGCGTGCACAAGGCCTTCGGCGACCTGCACGTGCTCAAGGACTGCGACCTGCGTGTGGCCGAGGGCGAGGTGGCGGTGCTCATCGGCCCCTCGGGCTCGGGCAAGTCCACGCTGCTGCGCTGCATCAACCAGCTCGAGGAGCCCACGGCGGGCCGCGTGCGCATCGCCGGCGTCACCCAGGGGTACGCGGAGGAGCCGCTGCCCGACGGCCGCTGGCAGAAGCTCTCGCCGAAGCAGATCGCGCGCCAGCGCGCCCGCATCGGCATGGTCTTCCAGCGCTTCGACCTGTTCCCGCACATGACGGCGCTGCAGAACGTCATGGAGGCGCCCGTGCACGTGCTCGGCCGCCCCAAGGCGCAGGCCGAGAAGGACGCGCTCGCGCTTCTCGAGCGCGTGGGCCTGGCCGATCGCGCCGAGCACTACCCCTCCGAGCTCTCCGGCGGTCAGCAGCAGCGGGTGGCGATCGCCCGCGCGCTCGCGATGGAGCCCGAGCTCATGCTCTTCGACGAGCCGACGTCGGCCCTGGACCCCGAGCTCGTGGCCGAGGTCCTCACGGTGCTCAAGGAGCTCGCCGAGGGCGGCATGACCATGGTGGTGGTGACCCACGAGATGGGCTTCGCCCGAGAGGTCGCCGATCAGGTCGTCTTCATGGCCGACGGGCAGATCCTCGAGCAGGGCAGCCCCGAGCAGGTCATCGACCATCCGCAGTCGGATCGTCTGCAGGGGTTCCTCGCCTCCGTGCTGTGA
- a CDS encoding amino acid ABC transporter permease: protein MSTTQPSPAPADGPVGPAPAPGSPQPTGRGADPIPGRIRAKRSPRPGTWISAVIVVLLVLALANFLVTNPVFDWGTVATYILDVKVVQGVGWTLLITVLSMVLGTIVALTAAIMRRSENPVLRGVSWAYIFVFRGTPVYTQLVFWGLFTVIVPKIAVGVPFGPEWFSFSTRDYFPAFWAAVVGLGLNEGAYLAEIIRSGLNSVDKGQGEASKALGMGNGQILRRIIIPQAMRVIVPPLGNETIGMLKTTSLVLAVPFTLDLTFATNAIANKLYAPIPLLVVAAIWYLAITSVLMVGQYFLERYFGRGFDDRPGGAGPTKRGRRARQQAVNSAATTPKNSLPEVEL from the coding sequence GTGAGCACGACACAGCCCTCGCCCGCGCCCGCCGACGGGCCCGTCGGCCCGGCGCCCGCCCCCGGCTCCCCGCAGCCGACCGGCCGCGGCGCCGACCCGATCCCCGGACGGATCCGCGCCAAGCGCAGCCCGCGCCCGGGCACCTGGATCAGCGCCGTCATCGTGGTGCTGCTGGTGCTCGCCCTCGCGAACTTCCTGGTCACCAACCCCGTCTTCGACTGGGGAACGGTCGCGACGTACATCCTGGACGTGAAGGTCGTCCAGGGCGTGGGCTGGACGCTGCTGATCACGGTGCTCTCGATGGTGCTGGGCACGATCGTGGCGCTCACCGCGGCGATCATGCGGCGCAGTGAGAACCCGGTGCTGCGCGGCGTCTCCTGGGCGTACATCTTCGTGTTCCGCGGCACCCCGGTGTACACCCAGCTGGTGTTCTGGGGCCTGTTCACGGTGATCGTCCCGAAGATCGCCGTGGGCGTCCCCTTCGGCCCCGAGTGGTTCTCCTTCTCCACCCGCGACTACTTCCCGGCGTTCTGGGCGGCCGTCGTCGGCCTCGGACTCAACGAGGGCGCCTACCTCGCCGAGATCATCCGCTCTGGCCTGAACTCCGTGGACAAGGGCCAGGGCGAGGCGTCGAAGGCGCTGGGCATGGGCAACGGCCAGATCCTGCGGCGCATCATCATCCCGCAGGCCATGCGCGTGATCGTGCCGCCGCTGGGCAACGAGACCATCGGCATGCTCAAGACCACCTCGCTCGTGCTCGCGGTGCCCTTCACCCTGGACCTCACCTTCGCGACCAACGCGATCGCCAACAAGCTCTACGCGCCGATCCCGCTGCTGGTCGTCGCCGCGATCTGGTACCTCGCGATCACGAGCGTGCTGATGGTGGGCCAGTACTTCCTCGAGCGCTACTTCGGTCGCGGCTTCGACGATCGCCCCGGCGGCGCGGGTCCGACGAAGCGCGGCCGACGCGCCCGCCAGCAGGCCGTGAACAGCGCCGCGACGACCCCCAAGAACTCTCTCCCGGAGGTGGAGCTGTGA
- a CDS encoding DUF6318 family protein — translation MSRRMQQIIIIVAAIALVIPFGAVGLAQVFGRSNGKTDAASATASATAQDTRPAVDPSSQPSPSPTSGPKLPKSAMTDQSDDGATGVGTYLLESYAYMMATGDTDGWMQVVDSNCEVCTSFLSNATQLHEQDGYQVGGEFTVRSASFDGAGDPPTSGTLTLEVTQKDATIVDDPNKQAQDVDGFTGEMQMKLNWDGKQWKVGDMSITGADGASGTGASDAGGAAG, via the coding sequence GTGAGCAGACGGATGCAGCAGATCATCATCATCGTGGCGGCCATCGCCCTGGTGATCCCCTTCGGCGCGGTCGGCCTCGCGCAGGTCTTCGGCCGCAGCAACGGGAAGACCGACGCCGCCTCCGCCACGGCGAGCGCGACGGCCCAGGACACGCGCCCCGCCGTCGACCCGTCGTCCCAGCCGAGCCCCTCCCCCACGTCCGGCCCGAAGCTGCCGAAGTCGGCGATGACCGACCAGTCGGACGACGGCGCCACCGGGGTCGGCACCTATCTGCTCGAGTCCTACGCGTACATGATGGCCACGGGAGACACCGACGGCTGGATGCAGGTCGTCGACTCGAACTGCGAGGTCTGCACGTCGTTCCTCTCCAACGCCACCCAGCTCCATGAGCAGGACGGGTACCAGGTGGGCGGCGAGTTCACCGTGAGGTCCGCGAGCTTCGACGGCGCCGGCGATCCGCCCACCAGCGGCACGCTCACCCTCGAGGTCACCCAGAAGGACGCCACGATCGTCGACGACCCGAACAAGCAGGCCCAGGACGTCGACGGGTTCACCGGCGAGATGCAGATGAAGCTGAACTGGGACGGCAAGCAGTGGAAGGTCGGCGACATGTCGATCACCGGGGCCGACGGGGCCAGCGGGACGGGCGCGTCCGACGCAGGCGGCGCGGCGGGCTGA
- a CDS encoding phosphatase PAP2 family protein: MLTTEQDSQTLTADLTRGVTRARPLDGGRRQMVLRVLVTVISTGLFLVLYRLSGSYRPAEQLDLGIFWMLETHGNPTLLRAVSVPTLMLSSAVVLLIAAGRGRAMRGVRALMILAACNVLGQVLKGFVFGRDAIATHQGNSFPSGHMIAFGSVALALWIVLPRVMRGVFTMVAALVLAVAAFELVHYGWHRPSDVVGSLLLVTAVGAVGGAAGGSRESCRPSSLTARRRGTPADDPTADGR; the protein is encoded by the coding sequence GTGCTCACCACGGAACAGGACTCGCAGACCCTGACCGCGGACCTCACGCGCGGCGTGACCCGAGCGCGCCCGCTCGACGGGGGCCGTCGGCAGATGGTCCTCCGCGTCCTGGTGACCGTCATCTCGACCGGGTTGTTCCTCGTCCTCTACCGGCTCTCCGGGTCGTACCGGCCCGCGGAGCAGCTGGACCTCGGCATCTTCTGGATGCTGGAGACGCACGGCAACCCCACACTGCTGCGCGCGGTCTCCGTGCCCACGTTGATGCTGAGCAGTGCGGTCGTGCTCCTGATCGCCGCCGGCCGGGGCAGGGCGATGCGGGGCGTGCGCGCGCTCATGATCCTGGCCGCCTGCAACGTGCTGGGGCAGGTGCTCAAGGGCTTCGTGTTCGGGCGCGATGCGATCGCGACGCACCAGGGCAACTCCTTCCCCAGCGGGCACATGATCGCCTTCGGGTCGGTGGCGCTGGCCCTGTGGATCGTGCTCCCCCGCGTCATGCGCGGCGTCTTCACGATGGTCGCCGCGCTCGTGCTCGCCGTGGCCGCCTTCGAACTCGTGCACTACGGATGGCACCGCCCCAGCGACGTGGTCGGATCGCTCCTCCTCGTCACGGCCGTCGGAGCGGTCGGCGGCGCCGCGGGCGGGAGCCGCGAGTCCTGCCGGCCCTCGTCGCTCACAGCACGGAGGCGAGGAACCCCTGCAGACGATCCGACTGCGGATGGTCGATGA
- a CDS encoding transporter substrate-binding domain-containing protein, whose translation MFPSPRPRRRTLLRALPLALGAAITVPALGGCTHASERLDAETDAIPTIDLSGITKQDDLADLVPKDVRDRGTLVNGAALNYAPGEFVGSDGGAVGIDMDILSGVGKVLGLGTRTESAVFAQIIPSIGSKYDVGISSFTIDPDRLKQVSMVSYFSAGMSYAVKTGNPYGIDPPDLCGARVAHQVGTYMDDVVAERDAACRKDGGQGVIDQPYVGNADAATAAAGGKADVLIGDSPVVAYAIEKSRGTLEQVGDIEDAALYGIVVSKDQPELATAIRGAVQHLIDTGAMHDILDAWGNAAGMIKTSEVDPQ comes from the coding sequence GTGTTCCCGTCACCCCGGCCCCGCAGACGCACCCTGCTGCGCGCGCTGCCCCTCGCCCTCGGCGCCGCGATCACCGTGCCCGCCCTCGGCGGCTGCACCCACGCCTCCGAGCGGCTGGATGCCGAGACCGACGCGATCCCGACGATCGACCTCTCGGGCATCACGAAGCAGGACGACCTCGCGGACCTCGTCCCGAAGGACGTCCGCGATCGCGGCACCCTCGTCAACGGCGCGGCCCTGAACTACGCGCCCGGCGAGTTCGTGGGCTCGGACGGCGGGGCCGTGGGCATCGACATGGACATCCTCAGCGGCGTCGGCAAGGTGCTGGGACTGGGGACGCGCACCGAGTCCGCGGTGTTCGCGCAGATCATCCCCTCGATCGGCTCGAAGTACGACGTGGGGATCTCGAGCTTCACCATCGACCCGGACCGTCTGAAGCAGGTCTCGATGGTCTCCTACTTCTCCGCCGGCATGTCCTACGCGGTGAAGACGGGCAACCCCTACGGCATCGACCCGCCCGACCTGTGCGGCGCCCGCGTCGCCCACCAGGTCGGGACCTACATGGATGACGTCGTCGCCGAGCGCGACGCCGCTTGCCGGAAGGACGGCGGCCAGGGCGTCATCGACCAGCCCTACGTGGGCAACGCCGACGCCGCGACCGCTGCCGCCGGCGGCAAGGCCGACGTCCTCATCGGCGACTCCCCGGTCGTCGCCTACGCGATCGAGAAGTCCCGCGGGACCCTCGAGCAGGTGGGCGACATCGAGGACGCGGCCCTGTACGGGATCGTCGTCTCCAAGGACCAGCCCGAGCTCGCGACGGCGATCCGCGGGGCGGTCCAGCACCTCATCGACACCGGCGCCATGCACGACATCCTCGATGCCTGGGGCAACGCCGCCGGCATGATCAAGACCTCGGAAGTGGACCCGCAGTGA